One genomic segment of Streptomyces sp. RKND-216 includes these proteins:
- a CDS encoding LuxR family transcriptional regulator: protein MTDHAADTTHQTTRTTRTTRTTRTTRTTRTTRTGPHHPPAGRTALLAALEARVAAGGSAVLTGPSGIGRSTVLEAVAASATARGELVLRASGAETERWLPYAGLADLLGQVPVGLLAALPEPQRSALYGVLLRDRQTTGAGGQSQSVCRLAWRGLLGRCAADRPVLLVVDDAQWLDGPTVDALRYAARRLTGLGVRAVTAGRWPEGLAAGDGGSATWTPTPASVVVPLPPLAPDELAELFAQYGLPARVANTLHADSGGNPYLALALAGAFTDRIPRHWRPAPLPQRVHDMISERLATLPDRSRETLLTAAFTTHPTVDLLRRAGRAEAEHDIRLAAAAGLLVAEGGTVRFTPPAVGTVLAEHAAAAHRAEVHTALATVVPDAAGRVRHRALAAPGPDAALVRSLVTAAEAAARQGSHRMAAELYLLAADRTPAEPAGQSARLEWLVAAAEAGASAALPALVHRAADAVLAADASRAQRTRVRIALLDLSGQGLSEMDEVFAAALLDADGDPALMGPLRLRISWSALVDGRPERSGREADAAAEHARAAGDTTTEAMALGVRATVSVITGRDDHRAVLDRALRLPEPPLNGWLHASPRFVAARFAVFEDRLAEAREELLRMLALVERGSGEEVVQVLRSLAEVSVRTGRCRDALDFADRAVRITEEASLSPGPAWWDAAVAELAGGSIERAVAYAESGLRASTQERDAIYRGRHLHVLGQARMRGGDVRGGVKTLLRIEALERGQGVCSPLALRWHGDLASGLAALGETERAEEVIRAARAAVGSRARGVGVTAQLDRAEAAVRAARGDADTALELLGGAARRFEELGQPLERGHCLLERARVHRRRRRHAAARAAVAEALELFTECGARPWAEQAGRSLDRLGAGTPPARQGTGAHEDRAPAQRRVLTDNEARIAALVGEGATNQEVAARMFLSVKTIEASLTRIYRKVGIRSRTQLGTWLRSGAGRADAGVTSSE from the coding sequence TTGACCGACCACGCCGCCGACACCACCCACCAGACCACCCGGACCACCCGGACCACCCGGACCACCCGGACCACCCGGACCACCCGGACCACCCGGACCGGCCCACACCACCCACCCGCGGGCCGCACCGCCCTGCTCGCCGCGCTCGAAGCCCGCGTCGCCGCCGGCGGCAGCGCCGTCCTGACCGGCCCCAGCGGCATCGGCAGGTCCACCGTGCTGGAAGCCGTCGCGGCCTCCGCCACCGCCCGCGGCGAACTGGTGCTGCGCGCCTCCGGCGCGGAGACGGAACGCTGGCTGCCCTACGCCGGCCTGGCCGACCTCCTCGGCCAGGTTCCCGTCGGCCTGCTCGCCGCTCTCCCCGAGCCCCAACGCTCCGCCCTGTACGGGGTGTTGCTGCGCGACCGGCAGACCACCGGCGCCGGCGGACAGAGCCAGTCCGTGTGCCGCCTCGCCTGGCGCGGCCTGCTCGGCCGGTGTGCCGCCGACCGTCCGGTGCTGCTCGTGGTCGACGACGCGCAGTGGCTGGACGGCCCGACCGTGGACGCCCTGCGTTACGCGGCCCGCCGCCTCACCGGGCTCGGCGTACGGGCCGTCACCGCCGGCCGGTGGCCGGAGGGCCTGGCCGCGGGTGACGGCGGCAGCGCCACCTGGACTCCCACCCCCGCCTCCGTCGTCGTCCCGCTGCCGCCGCTCGCACCCGACGAACTCGCCGAACTCTTCGCCCAGTACGGCCTCCCCGCCCGCGTCGCGAACACCCTGCACGCCGACTCCGGCGGCAATCCCTACCTCGCGCTCGCCCTGGCGGGGGCGTTCACCGACCGCATCCCCCGCCACTGGCGGCCCGCACCGCTGCCGCAGCGCGTGCACGACATGATCAGCGAACGACTGGCCACGCTGCCCGACCGCTCCCGGGAGACGCTGCTCACCGCGGCGTTCACCACCCATCCGACCGTCGACCTGCTGCGCCGCGCCGGGCGCGCCGAGGCCGAGCACGACATCCGGCTCGCCGCCGCGGCCGGGCTGCTCGTCGCCGAGGGCGGCACCGTCCGCTTCACGCCCCCGGCGGTCGGCACGGTGCTCGCCGAGCACGCCGCCGCGGCGCACCGCGCGGAGGTGCACACCGCGCTGGCCACCGTGGTCCCCGACGCCGCCGGCCGGGTACGGCACCGCGCGCTCGCCGCGCCGGGCCCGGACGCCGCGCTGGTCCGTTCACTGGTGACCGCCGCCGAGGCCGCCGCCCGGCAGGGCTCGCACCGGATGGCGGCCGAGCTGTACCTGCTCGCGGCCGACCGTACGCCCGCCGAACCGGCCGGGCAGAGCGCCCGCCTGGAGTGGCTGGTCGCCGCCGCCGAGGCGGGCGCCTCGGCGGCGCTGCCCGCGCTGGTGCACCGCGCCGCCGACGCCGTGCTCGCCGCGGACGCCTCGCGGGCACAGCGCACCCGGGTGCGGATCGCGCTGCTGGACCTGTCCGGGCAGGGGCTGTCCGAGATGGACGAGGTGTTCGCCGCCGCGCTGCTGGACGCCGACGGGGACCCCGCGCTGATGGGCCCGCTGCGGCTGCGGATCTCCTGGTCGGCGCTGGTCGACGGCCGCCCCGAACGCAGCGGGCGGGAGGCCGACGCCGCGGCCGAGCACGCCCGCGCCGCGGGCGACACCACCACCGAGGCGATGGCACTCGGCGTCCGGGCGACCGTGTCGGTGATCACGGGCCGCGACGACCACCGGGCGGTGCTCGACCGCGCGCTGCGCCTGCCCGAACCGCCGCTGAACGGCTGGCTGCACGCGTCCCCCCGGTTCGTCGCCGCCCGCTTCGCGGTGTTCGAGGACCGGCTGGCCGAGGCCCGCGAGGAACTGCTGCGCATGCTGGCGCTGGTGGAGCGCGGGTCGGGCGAGGAGGTGGTGCAGGTGCTGCGCAGCCTGGCCGAGGTGTCGGTGCGGACGGGCCGCTGCCGGGACGCCCTGGACTTCGCCGACCGCGCGGTGCGGATCACCGAGGAGGCGTCGCTCAGCCCGGGGCCCGCCTGGTGGGACGCTGCCGTCGCCGAACTCGCCGGCGGCAGCATCGAACGCGCCGTGGCGTACGCGGAGAGCGGGCTGCGGGCCTCCACGCAAGAACGGGACGCCATATACCGCGGCCGCCACCTGCATGTGCTGGGCCAGGCACGGATGCGCGGCGGCGACGTGCGGGGCGGCGTGAAGACGCTGCTGCGCATCGAGGCCCTGGAGCGGGGGCAGGGCGTGTGCTCGCCGTTGGCGCTGCGCTGGCACGGCGACCTGGCGTCCGGGCTGGCGGCGCTGGGCGAGACCGAACGGGCCGAAGAGGTGATCCGCGCCGCCCGGGCGGCCGTGGGCTCCCGCGCCCGTGGGGTGGGCGTCACCGCACAGCTCGACCGTGCCGAGGCCGCCGTCCGTGCTGCGCGCGGCGACGCGGACACGGCACTGGAGCTGCTGGGGGGCGCGGCGCGGCGGTTCGAGGAGCTGGGCCAGCCCCTGGAGCGTGGTCACTGCCTGCTGGAACGTGCCCGTGTCCACCGCCGGCGGCGCCGGCACGCCGCCGCCCGGGCCGCCGTGGCGGAGGCGCTGGAGTTGTTCACCGAGTGCGGTGCCCGGCCGTGGGCGGAGCAGGCGGGGCGCAGCCTCGACCGGCTCGGTGCGGGCACGCCTCCCGCCCGGCAGGGCACGGGGGCCCACGAGGACCGTGCCCCGGCGCAGCGCCGCGTGCTGACGGACAACGAGGCCCGCATCGCGGCCCTGGTGGGCGAGGGGGCGACCAACCAGGAGGTGGCGGCGCGGATGTTCCTGAGCGTCAAGACCATCGAGGCGTCGCTGACCCGCATCTACCGCAAGGTCGGCATCCGGTCCCGCACCCAGCTCGGCACGTGGCTGCGCTCGGGTGCGGGACGTGCGGACGCCGGCGTCACCTCCTCGGAGTGA